The following proteins are encoded in a genomic region of Protaetiibacter sp. SSC-01:
- a CDS encoding OsmC family protein, with amino-acid sequence MAITSEATTLWFGDLFSGSGTTSLDSSDAAEFPVTWKARSEGELGRTNPEELLGAAHSACFSMAFSNALAQAGFPPESLQVTAAVTFQPGEGITGSHLLVSAKVPNIGEADFERLAEDAKANCPVSKALAGIPITLEASLA; translated from the coding sequence ATGGCGATCACGAGTGAAGCGACCACCCTCTGGTTCGGCGACCTGTTCAGCGGGTCCGGCACGACCTCGCTCGATTCGAGCGACGCCGCCGAGTTCCCCGTCACCTGGAAGGCGCGCTCCGAGGGCGAGCTCGGCCGCACCAACCCCGAGGAGCTGCTCGGCGCGGCGCACTCGGCGTGCTTCTCGATGGCCTTCTCGAACGCCCTCGCGCAGGCCGGCTTCCCGCCGGAGAGCCTGCAGGTGACGGCAGCCGTCACCTTCCAGCCCGGCGAGGGCATCACGGGCAGCCACCTGCTGGTGAGCGCGAAGGTGCCGAATATCGGCGAGGCCGACTTCGAGCGTCTCGCCGAGGACGCGAAGGCGAACTGCCCCGTCTCGAAGGCGCTCGCGGGCATCCCGATCACGCTCGAGGCGAGCCTGGCCTAA
- a CDS encoding tetratricopeptide repeat protein, whose translation MTTRIGTVVMAVLLALYLVFAVYYATVLFGTGDGIAITIGVGLLVFALIGGGFIAAEVVFGVRAERLARRLEEEGGLPEEQLPVGASGRVERAAAEEVFPRYRAAVEAAPEDWRAWFRLALAYDAAGDRRRARWATRTAIRLERGGASGLRP comes from the coding sequence GTGACGACGCGCATCGGCACCGTCGTCATGGCGGTCCTCCTCGCGCTCTATCTCGTCTTCGCGGTCTACTACGCCACGGTGCTCTTCGGCACGGGAGACGGCATCGCGATCACGATCGGCGTCGGCCTGCTCGTCTTCGCCCTCATCGGCGGTGGGTTCATCGCGGCCGAGGTCGTCTTCGGTGTGCGTGCGGAGCGTCTCGCCCGTCGGCTCGAGGAGGAGGGTGGGCTGCCCGAGGAGCAGCTGCCCGTCGGCGCGAGCGGACGCGTCGAGCGCGCCGCGGCCGAGGAGGTCTTCCCGCGCTACCGCGCAGCCGTCGAGGCTGCGCCGGAGGATTGGCGCGCCTGGTTCCGGCTCGCGCTCGCGTACGACGCCGCGGGAGACCGACGGCGCGCGCGCTGGGCGACGCGCACCGCCATCCGTCTCGAGCGCGGTGGCGCTTCGGGGCTGCGGCCTTAG
- the dapB gene encoding 4-hydroxy-tetrahydrodipicolinate reductase, producing MAYSVAVVGASGRMGTLATRLIEGSDDFEVHARLGSRDSLDAIEGADLVLDVTLPAVSPEVVEAAVSRGIPVLVGTSGWTAERLQRVRSRLGDEPELGVIVVPNFSLGSVVATRLATIAAPYFDSIEIIEAHHAGKSDSPSGTAIRTAELIAESRAERGPVAAPHADQRARGQQVASVPVHSLRLDGVLAEQQVIFGGVGETMRISHQTVSDASYEAGILLALRALPGTRGLVVGLDTLLGL from the coding sequence ATGGCGTACTCGGTGGCCGTCGTCGGAGCGAGCGGCAGGATGGGCACCCTCGCGACCCGCCTCATCGAGGGCAGTGACGACTTCGAGGTGCACGCGCGTCTCGGGTCGCGCGACTCGCTCGACGCGATCGAGGGTGCTGACCTGGTGCTCGACGTCACGCTGCCCGCGGTGTCGCCGGAAGTCGTGGAGGCCGCCGTCTCGCGCGGCATCCCGGTGCTCGTGGGCACATCAGGCTGGACGGCCGAGCGCCTCCAGCGCGTGCGCAGCCGCCTCGGCGACGAGCCCGAGCTCGGCGTCATCGTCGTCCCCAACTTCTCGCTCGGCTCCGTCGTCGCGACGCGCCTCGCGACGATCGCCGCGCCCTACTTCGACTCGATCGAGATCATCGAGGCGCACCACGCCGGCAAGTCCGACTCGCCCTCGGGCACCGCGATCCGCACGGCCGAGCTCATCGCGGAGTCGCGCGCCGAGCGCGGGCCCGTCGCCGCCCCTCACGCCGACCAGCGCGCCCGCGGGCAGCAGGTCGCGAGCGTGCCGGTGCACAGCCTCCGGCTCGACGGCGTGCTCGCCGAGCAGCAGGTGATCTTCGGCGGCGTCGGCGAGACGATGCGGATCAGCCACCAGACCGTCTCCGACGCGTCGTACGAGGCCGGCATCCTGCTCGCGCTGCGCGCCCTGCCCGGCACACGCGGACTCGTCGTCGGCCTCGACACGCTGCTCGGCCTGTGA
- a CDS encoding GNAT family N-acetyltransferase yields MHPAFRVATVTDPDAHELLAEYFSMRAAGFDPAAGTYRTVFPDPARFTEPAGVFLVVDDEGSPVGCGGIRMLDADRAEVKHLYLRDAVRGRGWGRLLLAELERRARELGARESVLDTNVALEAAGSLYRSSGYVEIPPYNDNPNATTWFRKEL; encoded by the coding sequence GTGCATCCCGCCTTCCGCGTCGCCACCGTGACCGACCCCGACGCCCACGAGCTGCTCGCCGAGTACTTCTCGATGCGCGCCGCCGGCTTCGACCCCGCGGCGGGCACCTACCGCACGGTCTTCCCCGACCCCGCGCGCTTCACCGAGCCCGCGGGCGTCTTCCTCGTCGTCGACGACGAGGGCTCCCCCGTCGGCTGCGGTGGCATCCGGATGCTCGACGCCGACCGCGCCGAGGTGAAGCACCTGTACCTGCGCGACGCGGTGCGGGGACGCGGATGGGGTCGGCTGCTGCTCGCGGAGCTCGAGCGCCGCGCACGCGAGCTGGGCGCGAGGGAGTCCGTGCTCGACACGAACGTCGCGCTCGAGGCCGCGGGCTCGCTCTACCGATCGAGCGGCTACGTCGAGATCCCGCCGTACAACGACAACCCGAACGCGACGACGTGGTTCCGCAAGGAGCTGTGA
- a CDS encoding histidine phosphatase family protein, which yields MSRFLYLVRHGEQQDAEHGLPDGPLSARGVRQAQAIAERLGGVPITGAWTSPLQRAQETARIMTERMPAIEPEPSALLMDCIPSGPTPDLPHAWEHFFGSVTREEIEAGEAQMADATAEWLTPTREDRHDLLITHNFVIGWFVREVFGAASWRWLGINQANCGLTIIRVRSAKPPVLVTHNDLGHLLPELRTGLSVEQPY from the coding sequence ATGTCGAGATTCCTCTACCTCGTGCGCCACGGCGAGCAGCAGGACGCGGAGCACGGTCTGCCCGACGGCCCCCTCTCGGCGCGCGGTGTGCGCCAGGCCCAGGCGATCGCCGAGCGCCTCGGCGGCGTGCCCATCACGGGCGCCTGGACCTCGCCGCTGCAGCGCGCGCAGGAGACGGCGCGCATCATGACCGAGCGGATGCCGGCGATCGAGCCCGAGCCGTCCGCCCTGCTCATGGACTGCATCCCGTCCGGCCCCACGCCCGACCTTCCGCACGCGTGGGAGCACTTCTTCGGCTCCGTCACGCGCGAGGAGATCGAGGCAGGCGAGGCCCAGATGGCGGATGCGACGGCCGAGTGGCTCACGCCCACGCGCGAGGACCGGCACGACCTGCTCATCACGCACAACTTCGTGATCGGCTGGTTCGTGCGCGAGGTGTTCGGTGCGGCGAGCTGGCGCTGGCTCGGCATCAACCAGGCGAACTGCGGGCTCACGATCATCCGTGTGCGCTCGGCGAAGCCTCCCGTGCTCGTGACCCACAACGACCTCGGCCACCTGCTGCCGGAATTGAGAACGGGCCTGTCGGTGGAGCAGCCCTACTGA
- a CDS encoding pitrilysin family protein, with translation MNGAVQLPLDLPELAIDASGGTLVRRSVLPSGVRVLTERVPGSQSATVGFWVAVGSRDEEPVTYGSTHFLEHLLFKGTATRSALDIAVAFDSVGGEHNALTAKEHTCYYAKVRDRDLEMAVRVLADMFASSVLDPEEFENERGVILEELAMADDDPGDVAGERFFEAVFGGHPLGRPIGGSPESIGAVTRDAVWRHYRENYGPRDLVITVAGAVDHDRIVEVALEALGEAGWDLETPRQPVPRRDPAEGLIERGSPLALVERPLEQVNLYLGVAGLAAADDRRPALTVLNSVLGGGMSSRLFQEVREKRGLAYSVYSFASSYSDTGIVGLYAGCSPKRASDVAELLLAEFRRLAADGITDDELRRARGQLAGASALALEDSDTRMSRLGRSELTLGEFADLDETLRRIEAVTASDVRELAAELVDRPLSVAAVGPVAPAAFAGLDGEPAAA, from the coding sequence ATGAACGGCGCGGTGCAGCTCCCTCTCGACCTCCCGGAACTCGCCATCGACGCATCCGGCGGCACGCTCGTCCGGCGCTCGGTGCTCCCCAGCGGGGTGCGGGTGCTGACCGAACGGGTCCCCGGCTCGCAGAGCGCGACTGTCGGCTTCTGGGTCGCCGTCGGCTCCCGCGACGAGGAGCCCGTGACCTACGGCTCGACCCACTTCCTCGAGCACTTGCTCTTCAAGGGCACTGCCACCCGCAGCGCGCTCGACATCGCGGTCGCCTTCGACTCCGTCGGCGGCGAGCACAACGCGCTCACCGCGAAGGAGCACACCTGCTACTACGCGAAGGTGCGCGACCGGGACCTCGAGATGGCGGTGCGCGTGCTCGCCGACATGTTCGCGTCCTCGGTGCTCGACCCCGAGGAGTTCGAGAACGAGCGCGGCGTCATCCTCGAGGAGCTCGCGATGGCCGACGACGACCCGGGCGATGTCGCGGGGGAGCGCTTCTTCGAGGCGGTCTTCGGCGGGCATCCGCTCGGTCGCCCGATCGGCGGCAGCCCCGAGTCGATCGGCGCCGTCACGCGCGACGCCGTATGGCGCCACTACCGCGAGAACTACGGCCCGCGCGACCTCGTCATCACGGTCGCGGGTGCCGTCGACCACGACCGCATCGTCGAGGTCGCGCTGGAGGCGCTCGGCGAGGCAGGCTGGGACCTCGAGACCCCCCGACAGCCCGTGCCGCGCCGCGACCCCGCGGAGGGCCTCATCGAGCGCGGCTCGCCGCTCGCGCTCGTCGAACGTCCCCTCGAGCAGGTCAACCTCTACCTCGGCGTCGCGGGCCTCGCGGCCGCCGACGACCGCCGCCCCGCGCTCACGGTGCTCAACTCCGTGCTCGGCGGCGGCATGAGCTCCCGGCTCTTCCAGGAGGTGCGCGAGAAGCGCGGACTCGCCTACTCCGTGTACTCCTTCGCCTCGAGCTACTCCGACACCGGCATCGTCGGGCTCTACGCGGGATGCTCGCCGAAGCGAGCGAGCGACGTCGCCGAGCTCCTGCTCGCCGAGTTCCGGCGCCTCGCGGCCGACGGCATCACCGACGACGAGCTGCGCCGCGCGCGCGGCCAGCTCGCGGGCGCGTCGGCCCTCGCGCTCGAGGACTCCGACACCCGCATGAGCCGCCTCGGCCGCAGCGAGCTGACCCTCGGCGAGTTCGCCGACCTCGACGAGACGCTGCGGCGCATCGAGGCCGTCACGGCATCCGATGTCCGCGAGCTCGCGGCCGAGCTCGTCGACCGCCCGCTGTCGGTCGCGGCGGTCGGCCCCGTGGCGCCCGCGGCGTTCGCGGGCCTCGACGGCGAGCCGGCGGCGGCGTAG
- a CDS encoding TetR/AcrR family transcriptional regulator: MPIDIVKPPKRLTLAPAKQRILDTADRLFYDEGIRAVGIDRLIAVSSVTKATFYKHYGSKDRLIVEYIAYRHLQVAEAVDAAAQQTDDPEQLLRDILALQMRWIAATGFRGCPFLNAATEFTDASHPVRRAVEEHREWFHELLESLLREIGHPLPGDAADDLMLAHDGAMLGGYASDPIAATAALQRMYDRVLAAVPERAAA, translated from the coding sequence TTGCCGATCGACATCGTGAAGCCGCCGAAGCGTCTCACCCTCGCGCCCGCGAAGCAGCGCATCCTCGACACCGCCGACCGGCTCTTCTACGACGAGGGCATCCGCGCTGTCGGCATCGACCGCCTCATCGCCGTGTCGAGCGTCACGAAGGCGACGTTCTACAAGCACTACGGCTCGAAGGACCGGCTCATCGTCGAGTACATCGCCTACCGGCACCTGCAGGTGGCGGAGGCCGTCGACGCGGCCGCGCAGCAGACCGACGACCCCGAGCAGCTGCTGCGCGACATCCTCGCCCTGCAGATGCGCTGGATCGCCGCCACGGGCTTCCGCGGCTGCCCCTTCCTCAACGCGGCCACCGAGTTCACCGACGCGTCGCATCCCGTGCGCCGCGCCGTCGAGGAGCATCGCGAGTGGTTCCACGAGCTGCTCGAGTCGCTCCTGCGCGAGATCGGACACCCGCTGCCGGGCGACGCCGCCGACGACCTCATGCTCGCGCACGACGGCGCCATGCTCGGCGGCTACGCGAGCGACCCGATCGCCGCGACGGCCGCTCTGCAGCGCATGTACGACCGCGTGCTCGCGGCCGTACCGGAACGCGCCGCGGCCTGA